In the Setaria italica strain Yugu1 chromosome VI, Setaria_italica_v2.0, whole genome shotgun sequence genome, one interval contains:
- the LOC101763425 gene encoding mRNA cap guanine-N7 methyltransferase 1, producing MNKRPRDDPSSSFASAPKRQYGAGGGYGAQQGYSEDRGSARRVADHYSARSNQTLEERENSPIIHLKKLNNWIKSVLIQLYARPGDCVLDLACGKGGDLIKWDKAKVGYYVGVDIAEGSIKDCMTRYNGDTDQQRRKKFSFPARLICTDCYEARLDEYLSEDAPFDICSCQFALHYSWSTEARARQALANVSALLRPGGIFIGTMPDANVIIKRLRESEGLEFGNSVYWVSFGEEYAEKKFPASRPFGIKYKFHLEDAVDCPEWVVPFHLFKLLAEEYGLELVLMKNFHEFVHEYLQKAEFTELMRRLGALGDGRHDQSTLSQDEWEVSYLYLAFVLRKRGQPPSQRRSNNANRGKMFLTEGDIEVLGI from the exons ATGAACAAGCGGCCCCGCGacgacccctcctcctccttcgcctCCGCGCCCAAGCGCCAGTACGGCGCAG GGGGCGGCTATGGCGCGCAGCAGGGGTACTCGGAGGACCGGGGCAGCGCGCGGCGGGTGGCGGACCACTACAGCGCACGGTCCAACCAGACGCTCGAGGAGCGCGAGAACAGCCCCATCATCCACCTCAAGAAGCTCAACAACTGG ATAAAGAGCGTTCTAATCCAGCTATATGCACGCCCGGGCGACTGCGTGCTCGATCTTGCTTGCGGAAAG GGAGGTGATTTGATAAAGTGGGACAAAGCAAAGGTTGGCTACTATGTAGGGGTCGATATTGCCGAAGGCTCG ATAAAGGATTGCATGACTCGCTACAACGGTGATACAGATCAACAGCGAAGGAAGAAGTTCAGTTTTCCAGCACGACTTATTTGCACTGATTGTTATGAG GCTCGCCTGGATGAATATTTATCTGAGGATGCCCCATTTGATATATGTAGCTGTCAG TTTGCTTTACATTATTCATGGTCAACTGAAGCACGTGCTAGACAAGCCTTGGCAAATGTGTCTGCATTACTTCGTCCTGGAGGCATTTTTATTGGGACAATGCCTGATGCTAATGTCATTATCAAAAGGCTTCGAGAAT CTGAAGGGTTGGAATTTGGGAACAGTGTTTACTGGGTTAGCTTTGGTGAGGAGTATGCTGAAAAG AAATTCCCTGCATCCAGGCCTTTTGGTATCAAGTACAAGTTTCACTTAGAG GATGCTGTTGATTGTCCAGAATGGGTTGTTCCATTCCATCTCTTCAAATTACTGGCAGAGGAG TATGGCCTTGAGCTGGTTCTGATGAAGAACTTCCATGAATTTGTACATGAGTACTTGCAAAAGGCAGAGTTTACTGAACTGATGCGGAGGCTAGGTGCCCTTGGTGATGGAAGGCATGACCAAA GTACTCTGTCACAGGATGAGTGGGAAGTTTCCTATCTCTATCTCGCGTTTGTCCTGCGTaag CGAGGGCAACCACCTAGCCAACGGAGATCCAATAATGCAAACAGAGGGAAGATGTTCCTCACCGAGGGCGATATCGAGGTTCTCGGGATATAG
- the LOC101763830 gene encoding uncharacterized protein LOC101763830: MGGGVMRTAAKVGIAGGAAAASAAKGGRFRHAAPAFATAPAAASGAEAAPLVSSASGAEVPPAAAQWAASWELDDWEFADWRDDAASVVVAEREAAAAAAKPRLVFAPPSREEAEEATTELRDAIERAYFNESPVEVVKEQDKELNKLATDAIIPSMPGHVVQAFTLLKSSPEAQSVVASLASDRNVWDAVLKNEKVMEFYKTHQTTLVQTFPEEAATVESPEKFEDATSENAPTGSPFADFVDKAKKTMMDVVDNITHFFQDLLHPPAEAQAGAGSSAEKGPSLAEMAVGGSFMALTIAVILVVLFKRA; this comes from the exons ATGGGGGGAGGTGTCATGCGCACCGCAGCGAAGGTCGGCATCGCcggtggcgccgcggcggcgtcggcggcaaAGGGCGGCCGGTTCCGCCACGCCGCGCCGGCCTTCGCcacggcccccgccgcggcctcgGGTGCCGAGGCCGCGCCGCTGGTCTCCTCCGCCTCGGGCGCCGAGGTGCCCCCCGCGGCAGCGCAGTGGGCGGCGTCCTGGGAGCTGGACGACTGGGAGTTCGCGGACTGGAGGGACGACGCGGCGTCCGTCGTGgtggcggagagggaggcggcggcggccgccgcgaagCCCAGGCTGGTcttcgcgccgccgtcgagggaggaggccgaggaggccACCACCGAGCTCAGGGACGCCATAGAGAG GGCGTATTTCAATGAGTCGCCAGTTGAGGTTGTTAAGGAACAAGATAAAGAACTGAATAAGCTGGCAACAGATGCAATAATTCCTTCTATGCCTGGACATGTAGTCCAAGCCTTTACATTGCTGAAATCAAGCCCAGAGGCTCAG AGTGTTGTCGCCTCCCTTGCATCAGATAGAAATGTCTGGGATGCAGTATTGAAGAATGAGAAAGTTATGGAATTTTACAAGACTCACCAGACAA CTCTAGTTCAGACATTCCCTGAGGAAGCTGCCACAGTAGAATCGCCTGAGAAGTTTGAAGATGCCACCTCTGAAAATGCACCCACCGGCTCACCTTTCGCAGACTTTGTGGACAAGGCGAAGAAGACGATGATGGACGTGGTCGATAATATAACCCACTTCTTCCAGGACTTGTTGCATCCCCCAGCGGAAGCCCAGGCTGGAGCAGGCTCCTCAGCTGAGAAGGGCCCTTCTTTGGCAGAGATGGCTGTCGGCGGTTCCTTCATGGCTCTGACCATTGCGGTCATCCTAGTTGTTCTGTTCAAGAGGGCATGA
- the LOC101764226 gene encoding transcription factor bHLH112, translated as MADHQEMIHPAAAAATGGSTGHGHGGGDWWSTAVSCSPDQLPGFGAGWSAAAADGGSRSRSGNAAASAESPGSNSLATGGSSITYQEPAAGVADPGAVAVPQPAAGLAAGWNQPYYLDGSGFHGYMSSSRGDHQGHLGPRSPSSNNNGLMLQDPTHDPNHQFLSNLGLELLSSPTSPAGGFRSSSLLRTLTEPSAAVAKPSSLGLFQQYHQQQTVNQAPSSIREALQFTNNTPFWNPSTSFAAAAEGAASLGTAGPPSGQSRPANLAAKSAPEGAGDSGSIIAKKANTDPTPLKKARTGTPSPLPTFKVRKEKLGDRITALQQLVSPFGKTDTASVLHETIEYIKFLHEQVGSLSAPYLKNRQQVPHLKISRDGGEAAAAKGDLTGRGLCLVPISSTFAVASETPVDFWSPFGAAFR; from the exons ATGGCGGATCACCAGGAGATGATCCATccagctgcggctgcggctaCGGGCGGTAGTACGGGccacgggcacggcggcggcgactggtgGAGCACGGCGGTGTCGTGCTCGCCGGACCAGCTGCCCGGGTTCGGCGCCGGCTGGTCCGCTGCGGCGGCTGATGGCGGCAGCAGGTCGAGGTCCGGCAACGCGGCGGCCTCCGCGGAGTCGCCCGGGTCCAACTCGCTCGCCACCGGCGGCAGCTCCATAACCTACCAAGAGCCTGCTGCCGGCGTCGCCGACCcgggcgccgtcgccgtgccgCAGCCGGCGGCCGGTCTCGCCGCCGGCTGGAACCAGCCTTACTACTT GGATGGATCTGGTTTCCATGGCTACATGAGCTCATCAAGAGGCGATCATCAGGGTCACCTCGGCCCGAGGAGCCCCTCATCGAATAACAACGGCCTGATGCTACAAGACCCAACGCATGATCCGAACCACCAGTTCCTGTCCAACCTTGGACTGGAGCTGCTCTCGTCGCCGACCTCACCGGCCGGCGGGTTCCGGTCCTCGTCGCTGCTGAGAACCCTCACGGAGCCGTCGGCAGCGGTGGCGAAGCCGTCGTCGCTGGGGTTGTTCCAGCAGTATCATCAGCAGCAGACGGTGAACCAGGCTCCTAGCAGCATCAGGGAGGCTCTGCAGTTCACCAACAACACGCCCTTCTGGAACCCTTCCACCAGctttgcggcggcggcggagggggcggcgagCCTAGGGACTGCCGGACCACCGTCGGGACAATCTAGGCCGGCGAATCTTGCAGCCAAG AGCGCACCAGAAGGTGCCGGAGACTCTGGCTCCATCATCGCGAAGAAGGCGAACACAGATCCAACGCCGCTCAAGAAAGCAAGAACGGGGACACCATCACCACTGCCGACCTTCAAG GTGAGGAAAGAGAAGCTAGGTGACAGAATCACAGCACTTCAACAACTAGTCTCCCCTTTTGGAAAG ACTGATACGGCATCGGTGCTCCATGAGACCATCGAGTACATCAAGTTCCTGCATGAGCAAGTTGGT TCACTCAGTGCTCCTTACCTAAAGAACAGGCAGCAAGTGCCCCATTTGAAG ATCTCTAGGGACGGCGgagaggcggcagcggcgaaggGGGACCTCACCGGCCGAGGGCTGTGCCTGGTCCCGATATCGAGCACCTTCGCGGTGGCGAGCGAGACGCCGGTCGATTTCTGGTCACCATTTGGTGCAGCCTTCCGGTAG